Below is a genomic region from Bacteroidota bacterium.
GGAGGAAATTTTATGGCACTTTAACGCCATAATCATGACCTTTGGGGAATATTTTCATCATATGTCTGGTATAAAACGGTACAAAATGCAAGGTGGGTGCAGAAATTTGCCCGAAACAGGGTTGACGGAAGCCGTATGACGCTGGCGACGATACCCGCATGTGATTTTTAGAACACGATAATGGTATTTTCTGGACTTTTTCCATCCAATGATGCGCTCTTAATGGAAAAATCATAATGAGCCCGCCAATATCCGACATTGTTTGCTAAGGAGATGCCTTCGGAACGCAATCAGAAGGATAAAATCAGGACGGGCTTGATATGTTTCTTACTTCAATGCTGCATACACATGCAAGCAAAGGTTCGTTTTCGGTTCTGCTCAGTGAGTATTGTCTATCACCAGCCAATTGTTCTGGCATTAAACATGACGATCGCATTGTTGACACGTAAGCTCAGGATAAAAAAATGATTTGAGGGCGCATGATTGGCTTAGAAATGCCTGGTTGCTTTCATTATTTTAACAGAGCCTTCATTTTTTTTGTCAGAGAGTACCCGCCTGTTTGAGGAGAATCCCCTTTAAACTCAATTAACCCGGCTTTCCGAAGTTGCCTTATATATCTTTCAATACTACTATCCGATATTCCCGTTACTGTTCTATAGTCAGGAACTTTTTTGCCTTCATTAGCAGCAATTGCTTTTAATAGTATGGCAAGTTTACTCTTAACTTTTTTAGTTGCTCCCTCAATTGCTCCCTCAATTGCTCCTTCAATTGCTCCCTCAATTGCTCCCCCAGTTAATCCTTTAATAATTGGTTTAGATTTCTTCTTAGTTTCTCCATCAACAGCACTGTCACGAGCACTCGGGTCAATAGGAATGATAGTCTTGAAGACCGCCCCTTCAATAAATTGAACTTTTCCGCCAGTGGTATACTCATGTATGAGCCGGTTCACATTCAAAACGCCCGACCCCAATTCATCAACACGACCTAACTGAATGAAAAATTTAGCAAGCGAAGGGTTCTTCGGAAATGGCGTGAAATTATTTGGATTTATCGGCCCATGACCATGAGGGTTGTTTGCGTTTATTGTTTCAACCTTGTCGGCATAGATAATAAATGTGCAGGGATGAGCATTCACATATTCCCTGTGAACAATTAGGTTGGCGACAACTTCGCGGAAAATTTTTGTACGAAGGCTTACTCTTTGGTCTCCTTCCATAAAAAATTTATCCGGCAGGTGTTTACCAACAAAGCCCATTAACTTTTCGTACGCATCAATCAGGTTTGTTTGGATGTACTCAC
It encodes:
- a CDS encoding RNA-binding domain-containing protein; translated protein: MSIERVKRLLNDSENIRLEFKEATTALPANLFETICAMLNRDGGDILLGVDDKGKLKGVDASRCSTIISDLVNLSNNPQKLDPPFILFPQLYEVKGKWLIHVQIPASSQVHKSANVIYDRSNDGDFRVAQAYQIAEIYNRKVTHYTEGIIYPALRFKDFKSELFPKIRNLIRSNNAAHPWLALNDGELLEKAGFWKRDNQAAKEGYTLAAALTFGKDEVIQSILPHYKIDALVRIKNVERYDDREYIQTNLIDAYEKLMGFVGKHLPDKFFMEGDQRVSLRTKIFREVVANLIVHREYVNAHPCTFIIYADKVETINANNPHGHGPINPNNFTPFPKNPSLAKFFIQLGRVDELGSGVLNVNRLIHEYTTGGKVQFIEGAVFKTIIPIDPSARDSAVDGETKKKSKPIIKGLTGGAIEGAIEGAIEGAIEGATKKVKSKLAILLKAIAANEGKKVPDYRTVTGISDSSIERYIRQLRKAGLIEFKGDSPQTGGYSLTKKMKALLK